The Geotrypetes seraphini chromosome 8, aGeoSer1.1, whole genome shotgun sequence genome includes a region encoding these proteins:
- the LOC117365851 gene encoding uncharacterized protein LOC117365851 — protein MNQEQLLRFLAEERQKQGENLQAVLKANRDLWDRSQKQAKQQHDELVRAMGEQTKLLTQLLQCSATSTAGGPPGPVGGTYWDLAGSGKDISVQYPEERGEQARGDKSMGSQGQIPRIGWSKQERSLHKEAVRCYRCGKAGHTQRYCRVTRDLVIAQDPGAKVPKEYQIKVSVKGEKITALVDTGAEMSVVSRQLWEQVGDDQKVGLSKVPITCIHGEAQEYPVCPLVIEHGRKKIHMKVAVLNSTPYPLILGRDWLALAQAERPKGNQYPGKWVFGSHIGRKALASPEGRRGSWATRPKSWRPTIRWAPLSDKARAPTRAYSKAAGYDLYAAQDQVIPVRGRALIKTDIQVSPPPGAYLRVAPRSGLALHQSIDVAAGVIDPDFRGNVAVLLVNQGNSEYWVQMGDRIAQLLCERIWHPDIMQWSRLPETDRGERGFGSTGVGVPESSPQIEALNNPMGDRKATSLAELKAEVHKIKEELASARQDWETGLKSCTEASFQSWKVPIDPEQKRSREQVLTQCQQESEKLTRLMEQVSSQLKVVQGQVKEGQAQQQAVQHSVKEIKNTCGELTNRTGKAESWVVKQQAQEEQLEEHAQHFQKVLATFKGMDQDMNELREQIAQLGKEDLGGITQVVAALAQRVEGLEGPKDHSGGAAGGQREVALLRWPQDFEDPDPPLLSQERRGNKPRKRF, from the coding sequence ATGAACCAGGAGCAGCTATTGAGGTTCCTCGCGGAGGAGCGGCAGAAGCAAGGCGAGAACCTGCAGGCGGTTCTAAAAGCAAACCGGGACTTGTGGGACCGCAGCCAGAAACAGGCCAAACAACAGCATGACGAACTGGTCAGGGCGATGGGTGAGCAGACCAAGCTGCTAACTCAGCTACTACAGTGCTCAGCTACAAGCACCGCTGGTGGGCCACCGGGACCAGTAGGGGGAACATATTGGGACCTTGCCGGATCAGGGAAGGATATCTCCGTACAGTACCCTGAagaaaggggggaacaggcccgGGGGGATAAGAGTATGGGATCCCAGGGGCAGATCCCCAGGATAGGGTGGTCCAAGCAGGAAAGGTCCTTACACAAGGAGGCTGTCCGATGCTATCGCTGTGGAAAAGCTGGACATACCCAGCGTTATTGTAGGGTTACCAGGGACCTGGTAATAGCCCAGGACCCCGGGGCCAAAGTTCCGAAAGAATATCAGATAAAGGTATCGGTGAAAGGGGAAAAGATCACAGCCCTAGTAGATACAGGAGCTGAGATGTCGGTAGTGTCAAGACAGTTGTGGGAGCAGGTAGGTGATGACCAGAAGGTTGGATTGAGCAAAGTGCCCATCACCTGCATTCACGGGGAGGCCCAAGAATACCCGGTGTGTCCTCTGGTCATAGAGCACGGTAGGAAGAAAATCCACATGAAGGTGGCCGTGCTGAATTCCACCCCATATCCCTTAATTTTAGGAAGGGACTGGCTTGCTTTAGCTCAGGCAGAGAGGCCTAAAGGGAATCAGTACCCGGGAAAGTGGGTGTTTGGGAGCCACATAGGTAGGAAGGCTCTCGCCTCACCGGAGGGGAGACGAGGATCCTGGGCTACCAGACCCAAGAGTTGGAGGCCAACTATTCGGTGGGCTCCACTCTCTGATAAGGCGAGGGCACCCACTCGGGCTTACAGTAAGGCCGCAGGATATGATTTGTATGCAGCACAAGATCAGGTCATACCTGTTAGGGGGCGAGCATTAATAAAGACCGATATCCAGGTATCACCCCCCCCAGGGGCTTATCTACGGGTGGCTCCGAGGTCAGGGTTAGCTCTTCACCAATCGATTGATGTAGCTGCTGGGGTGATAGACCCGGATTTCAGGGGAAACGTAGCGGTTCTCCTCGTAAACCAGGGAAATTCAGAGTACTGGGTACAGATGGGTGATCGAATAGCTCAGTTGTTATGTGAGAGAATTTGGCACCCAGACATAATGCAGTGGTCCCGTCTCCCGGAGACAGATAGAGGAGAACGGGGGTTTGGCTCTACAGGGGTAGGGGTACCAGAAAGCAGTCCCCAGATAGAAGCCCTTAATAATCCAATGGGGGATAGGAAGGCCACTTCCTTGGCCGAACTTAAAGCGGAGGTACATAAGATAAAAGAAGAGCTAGCCTCTGCTCGCCAGGATTGGGAGACAGGATTGAAGTCATGTACAGAGGCCAGTTTCCAGTCCTGGAAAGTTCCTATAGACCCAGAACAGAAAAGGTCTAGGGAACAGGTGCTTACCCAGTGCCAACAAGAGTCCGAGAAACTGACCCGTTTAATGGAACAAGTCTCCTCACAGCTCAAGGTAGTTCAGGGGCAGGTAAAAGAAGGGCAAGCCCAGCAACAAGCTGTGCAGCACAGcgttaaagaaataaaaaacacgTGCGGGGAACTAACTAATAGAACGGGGAAGGCAGAAAGCTGGGTGGTGAAACAGCAGGCACAAGAGGAACAACTGGAAGAACATGCCCAGCATTTCCAAAAAGTCTTGGCTACATTTAAAGGTATGGACCAGGATATGAATGAATTGAGGGAACAAATTGCCCAGCTAGGAAAAGAGGACTTGGGGGGAATAACACAGGTGGTCGCAGCATTAGCCCAGAGGGTGGAGGGGCTAGAGGGTCCTAAAGATCATAGTGGTGGAGCGGCAGGAGGGCAGCGGGAGGTTGCCCTATTACGATGGCCGCAAGATTTTGAAGACCCAGAccctcctctcctaagtcaggaAAGAAGGGGAAATAAACCCCGGAA